In one window of Hevea brasiliensis isolate MT/VB/25A 57/8 chromosome 10, ASM3005281v1, whole genome shotgun sequence DNA:
- the LOC110668232 gene encoding uncharacterized protein LOC110668232: MAGRWQLGLPKMGASSLKEQLARTTLHNVRSQGHPYVELREDGKRFIFFCTLCLAPCYSDSVLFDHLKGNLHTERLSAAKLTLLKPNPWPFSDGVHFFMNSTENDRQLAITNGNQNRLLESKINGNNLAIVKSDTNLKSNGNGHVGCNKDMSGNGETCDLVIPGVLVRDEISNLKARFVGSGQIAARFCEKDGSINEISRIWCEWLGENSPVHDDKVEVLDHEFAVLTFAYNYDLGRKGLLDDVKLLLSSSPTIESENEEGANRKRKKSFSDPEDISESLSNHYYSYGEESSASNGGSSRLLLDQYDDQLLHSRFISNKTIRRELRRQHRIAAERMCDICQQKMLPEKDVASLINVKTGKLACSSRNVNGAFHVFHTSCLIHWILLCEYETARNQSVTPKARRRSKRKNGGKSNKTGKDGKVKALKSQIDSVFCPECQGSGVKMEEDELEMPTIPLSEMFKYKIKVSDGRRAWMKSPEVLQNCSIGFHFPSQLEEPVQEKVLPLKLLHFYKADE; encoded by the exons ATGGCGGGAAGGTGGCAGTTAGGCTTGCCGAAGATGGGTGCCAGCAGTTTGAAGGAGCAGTTAGCTAGAACTACCCTGCACAATGTGAGATCACAAGGACATCCTTATGTGGAGCTTCGTGAGGATGGGAAGCGGTTCATATTCTTTTGTACTCTGTGTCTTGCACCATGTTACAGTGATTCTGTGTTGTTTGATCACTTAAAGGGTAATCTTCACACTGAGAGGTTATCTGCTGCTAAGCTTACTCTTCTGAAACCAAATCCATGGCCTTTCAGCGATGGTGTTCATTTCTTTATGAATTCAACTGAGAATGACAGACAGTTGGCCATCACAAATGGTAATCAGAATAGGTTGTTGGAGTCTAAAATCAATGGTAACAATCTTGCTATTGTGAAATCTGATACAAATTTGAAATCTAATGGCAATGGGCATGTTGGATGCAATAAGGATATGAGTGGCAATGGAGAAACTTGTGATCTAGTGATTCCTGGTGTACTTGTTAGGGATGAAATTTCTAACTTGAAAGCCAGGTTTGTGGGTTCTGGACAAATTGCTGCAAGGTTCTGTGAGAAGGATGGCAGTATAAACGAGATTAGTAGGATATGGTGTGAGTGGTTAGGGGAAAATAGTCCTGTTCATGATGACAAGGTCGAGGTTTTGGATCATGAGTTTGCTGTTTTGACTTTTGCTTATAATTATGATTTAGGAAGAAAAGGGTTGCTTGATGATGTAAAGTTGTTACTCTCATCCAGTCCTACAATAGAGTCTGAGAATGAGGAGGGGGCTAATAGGAAAAGGAAAAAATCTTTTTCTGACCCTGAGGATATCAGTGAGTCTTTGAGTAatcactactattcatatggtgaaGAATCTTCAGCTTCAAATGGTGGCTCTTCTAGATTGCTGTTGGATCAATATGATGACCAGCTTCTTCATTCAAGGTTTATATCAAACAAGACCATAAGGCGAGAGTTGAGACGGCAACATCGCATAGCAGCAGAAAGAATGTGTGACATCTGTCAGCAAAAGATGCTTCCAGAGAAAGATGTAGCAAGCCTCATAAACGTGAAGACAGGAAAACTTGCCTGCAGTAGCAGAAATGTGAATGGG GCGTTtcatgtttttcacacttcctgCCTCATACACTGGATACTTCTTTGTGAGTATGAAACGGCTAGAAATCAATCAGTTACTCCAAAAGCAAGAAGAAGATCTAAGAGGAAGAATGGTGGTAAATCTAATAAAACGGGCAAGGATGGAAAGGTGAAAGCATTAAAAAGCCAAATTGATTCTGTGTTCTGTCCAGAGTGCCAGGGCTCTGGGGTGAAGATGGAGGAAGATGAGCTGGAGATGCCAACTATCCCCCTCTCAGAG ATGTTCAAATACAAGATTAAGGTGAGTGATGGACGCAGAGCATGGATGAAAAGTCCTGAAGTGTTGCAAAATTGCTCGATTGGTTTTCATTTTCCATCCCAGTTAGAAGAACCTGTTCAG GAAAAGGTGTTACCGCTGAAACTGTTGCATTTCTACAAAGCTGATGAGTAA
- the LOC110668203 gene encoding uncharacterized protein LOC110668203, giving the protein MGRNIPSGVRAGDIALHFAARIGILKTVEILVREGLSPLCMAIKTGNKEILHLLLEKEPPATLYGDFKDAYGGTPLHWAAQRGDLDALGILLSISRATFFDKDNGGYFPIHMASETGNVKVIKELVECWPYPEELLTKEGRNILHVAAMKGKDNNITEAALSETGCQRNIVSETHKEKRIASMPPNPTKIQWIKDQVGALLTAGTLAATGTFTAGFALRGGYNSPENNPDKGTATMINKHVFQLFMICNTASFYGSIICILCCFYALLGDVYVAAKAFNNGQRLFGVALSMMSLAGVHGCITYSSRQTSLACLSPSHHGNHRSYYDYEPPANLSEQSSSENKNEKSKDMDKSETTKQVGIEE; this is encoded by the exons ATGGGACGTAATATTCCATCTGGGGTGCGTGCAG GCGATATTGCTCTGCATTTTGCTGCTAGAATAGGAATTCTGAAGACCGTTGAAATTCTTGTAAG GGAAGGCTTGTCTCCACTGTGTATGGCAATCAAAACTGGAAATAAGGAGATTCTTCATTTACTATTGGAAAAGGAACCTCCAGCAACCCTTTATGGCGAC TTCAAAGATGCATATGGTGGAACTCCACTTCACTGGGCAGCACAGAGAGGTGATCTGGATGCACTTGGCATCCTTTTAAGCATATCTAGGGCAACCTTCTTTGACAAAGACAACGGTGGCTACTTTCCAATTCACATGGCATCCGAAACAGGTAATGTTAAGGTAATCAAAGAGCTGGTTGAGTGCTGGCCTTATCCAGAAGAGTTGCTCACAAAAGAAGGTAGAAATATTCTTCATGTAGCAGCCATGAAAGGAAAAGATAAC AATATAACAGAAGCTGCCTTAAGTGAAACCGGGTGTCAAAGAAATATAGTTTCAGAGACACATAAGGAAAAGCGAATTGCTTCCATGCCGCCAAACCCAACGAAAATTCAATGGATAAAGGACCAAGTTGGAGCTCTGTTAACGGCAGGAACACTTGCGGCCACGGGCACCTTTACCGCTGGATTCGCCTTGCGCGGTGGTTATAATAGCCCTGAAAATAACCCAGATAAAGGAACAGCAACAATGATAAATAAACATGTGTTTCAGTTGTTCATGATTTGCAACACCGCCTCTTTCTATGGCTCCATCATCTGCATTTTGTGCTGTTTTTATGCATTGCTCGGTGATGTCTATGTAGCTGCAAAGGCTTTTAACAATGGACAAAGACTTTTCGGAGTAGCTCTTTCAATGATGTCTCTAGCTGGCGTTCATGGCTGCATTACATATAGTAGCAGGCAAACTTCCTTGGCTTGCCTCTCTCCTTCTCATCATGGGAACCACCGCTCTT actatgattatgaACCTCCTGCTAACTTATCTGAGCAATCCAGCAGCGAGAATAAGAATGAAAAATCCAAGGACATGGATAAAAGTGAAACTACAAAACAAGTAGGAATTGAAGAATAA
- the LOC110668317 gene encoding pentatricopeptide repeat-containing protein At2g20710, mitochondrial yields the protein MKLHFSTKSFPRSLTVRQIYICSRVLASLFSTKAQTQPYRPSSSSPRVLALYRRIERVRDPKASVAPVLEKWVSEGNTVQKEQLQFLVRRMKCYRRFNHALEISHWMTDRRYLPLSPIDTAVRLDLINRIYGSVHAETYFKKLSDKLKTYHVYGALLIGYVQENYVQKAEAIMQEMREKGMATSSFPYNILINLYAKTGDLKKIDILVQQMETSGIPQDKYTMRNLMATCVAVSDISEMERILNQIEENPRLGLDWEVYSIAASGYLKFGSIDKALTKLRKMEGMMMTSKRKTVVFNFLLTQYAETGKKDELYRVWKTYKPLIESRDTAFGCMIASLSKLDDIEGAEKIFEEWESQCTVYNFRMLNSLLIAYCKKGLFEKAEAAVEKAAEGRTPYASTWSVLAMGYKEYNQMSKAVEMLKRALISRNGWKPNPTTLTACLNYLEAQGDAEGMEEIIKSLKRSELLTRDIYHRLVRTYIAAGKSVTEVLDQMKIHDFVADEETHKILEAKPSL from the exons ATGAAGCTTCATTTCTCAACCAAATCGTTTCCCAGATCACTTACGGTTCGCCAAATCTACATTTGTTCAAGGGTTTTAGCTTCACTCTTCTCCACTAAAGCCCAAACCCAACCTTACCGTCCCTCTTCTTCTTCTCCACGAGTTTTAGCATTGTATCGTCGGATTGAACGCGTTAGAGACCCAAAAGCCTCAGTAGCACCAGTGCTCGAGAAATGGGTCAGTGAAGGAAACACTGTTCAAAAAGAACAGCTTCAGTTTCTTGTTCGGCGCATGAAGTGTTATAGGCGCTTCAATCATGCTTTAGAG ATATCACATTGGATGACGGATCGTAGGTACTTGCCATTATCACCTATTGATACTGCTGTTAGGTTGGACTTGATCAACAGAATTTATGGATCCGTACATGCAGAAACTTATTTCAAGAAACTTTCAGATAAGTTGAAAACTTACCATGTCTATGGTGCTCTTCTCATCGGCTATGTGCAAGAAAATTATGTTCAGAAAGCGGAAGCTATTATGCAGGAAATGAGAGAGAAGGGAATGGCAACATCATCTTTTCCCTATAACATACTTATCAACCTTTATGCTAAAACTGGAGACCTTAAGAAAATCGATATATTGGTACAGCAAATGGAAACAAGTGGAATCCCTCAAGATAAGTACACAATGAGGAACCTAATGGCCACTTGTGTTGCTGTGTCTGACATTTCTGAAATGGAAAGAATCTTGAATCAGATAGAAGAGAATCCTCGGCTTGGTCTTGACTGGGAAGTGTATTCAATTGCTGCAAGTGGGTATCTGAAATTTGGGTCAATTGACAAAGCTTTGACGAAGTTAAGGAAAATGGAGGGAATGATGATGACCTCTAAAAGGAAGACAGTAGTGTTTAATTTTCTTCTGACACAGTATGCAGAAACTGGTAAAAAAGATGAGCTTTACCGAGTCTGGAAGACATACAAGCCGTTAATAGAATCAAGAGACACAGCATTTGGCTGCATGATTGCATCTCTCTCAAAGCTGGATGATATTGAGGGTGCTGAAAAGATCTTTGAGGAGTGGGAGTCCCAGTGCACCGTTTATAACTTTCGTATGCTAAATAGTCTTCTGATTGCTTATTGCAAAAAGGGGCTTTTTGAGAAAGCTGAAGCAGCTGTAGAGAAAGCTGCAGAGGGAAGAACCCCCTATGCATCCACCTGGAGCGTATTGGCAATGGGGTATAAAGAATACAATCAAATGTCCAAGGCAGTCGAGATGTTGAAGAGAGCATTAATATCAAGGAATGGTTGGAAGCCAAATCCCACCACTTTGACTGCATGTTTGAATTACTTGGAAGCACAAGGAGATGCTGAAGGAATGGAGGAAATTATAAAGTCATTAAAGCGCTCGGAACTTCTAACCAGGGATATATATCATAGATTAGTAAGGACTTATATTGCTGCTGGAAAATCAGTCACTGAGGTTCTCGATCAGATGAAGATACATGATTTTGTTGCTGATGAAGAGACACACAAGATCCTGGAAGCTAAGCCAAGTTTATAG
- the LOC110668217 gene encoding uncharacterized protein LOC110668217, with protein sequence MMTSIEELNWRQRHQRLDALKASQYPEQKNDGVKEMMDDGLYEVTKEDNVDAFIDELELVSSQSQLSLMNMIFNHVSPSGNNLLHVASSCGSKEITELLVSHFPCLIAVKNFQGDTALHVAARAGMLNTSTIFINYAVNYKESYGLLRMRNEKGNTPLHEAVINKHHEVAEHLVFYDHQLAYWQNGEDALQAEEKGKSPLYLAAENGDEKMLDILLQGIARDGDIKSLLQGRSPAHAAVMKKNLDILTLMVNRRPELLQFNEMGENPIHFASSIGYLKGVQFLLKNYRKGTIEKNEEGLYPIHVACKKGKLEVVKELLKEWRDPMDFLNEKGQNILHVAALNGRKNVVEYILGDDRFQELVNQRDKDGNTPLHLATKHNRPTAVYALVRDRRVLQDALNNENMTPYGEAQRQSKKLDQNAEPETQSTKLLENLEIPISDGKHKQLRPKTHKDSHGNRRDYYGVLMTHAILFLSGNLREHLIGCLTVESKRPSKEDINNRIQILLVVAVLVAGASFAGTVQVPGGSNDLSQKVKILKHLYFLYDLLALNFSVAASIILCWAQLYDLKLSHPAICLASWLVGASIFQMFMAFLFALGIDAVDFNLIFVATFAVGAIFLLIQTILFLPLFFVPFLTPLSFNKIFENLVSPFIYFWMFFLHFCFQDVLDRLNFTEEEEN encoded by the exons ATGATGACGAGTATAGAAGAACTTAATTGGAGACAGAGACATCAGAGGTTAGATGCACTGAAGGCTTCACAATACCCAGAGCAGAAGAACGATGGGGTAAAAGAAATGATGGATGATGGATTATATGAAGTAACGAAGGAGGACAACGTCGACGCCTTCATTGATGAGCTGGAGCTGGTTTCGTCACAAAGCCAACTTTCTTTGATGAACATGATTTTCAATCATGTTAGTCCCTCTGGAAATAACTTGCTTCATGTTGCATCTAGCTGTGGAAGCAAAGAGATTACAGAACTCCTTGTTAGCCATTTTCCTTGCTTAATCGCTGTTAAGAACTTCCAGGGTGATACTGCACTTCATGTTGCTGCCAGAGCTGGAATGCTGAACACATCAACGATTTTCATCAATTATGCAGTCAACTACAAGGAATCATATGGCTTACTAAGGATGAGGAATGAAAAAGGAAACACTCCTTTGCATGAAGCAGTGATCAATAAACACCATGAAGTGGCCGAACATCTGGTTTTCTATGACCATCAATTGGCATACTGGCAGAACGGAGAAGATGCTCTCCAAGCAGAAGAGAAAGGAAAGTCTCCATTGTATCTAGCAGCGGAAAATGGCGATGAGAAAATGCTTGACATTCTTTTGCAAGGTATAGCTAGAGATGGTGATATCAAATCACTGCTGCAAGGAAGGTCTCCAGCGCATGCTGCTGTAATGAAGAAAAATTTAG ACATATTGACACTAATGGTAAATAGAAGGCCAGAGCTATTGCAGTTTAATGAAATGGGAGAAAATCCAATTCATTTTGCATCTTCCATCGGCTATCTTAAGGGAGTTCAATTCCtgttaaaaaattatagaaaaggtACAATAGAGAAGAACGAAGAAGGCCTCTACCCTATTCATGTTGCATGCAAAAAGGGCAAACTAGAAGTAGTAAAGGAGTTGCTTAAAGAATGGCGTGATCCAATGGATTTTCTCAATGAAAAAGGGCAGAACATCCTTCATGTTGCGGCATTGAATGGAAGGAAAAATGTGGTTGAGTATATACTCGGAGATGATCGGTTTCAGGAACTTGTAAATCAGAGAGACAAAGATGGAAATACACCTTTGCATTTGGCTACAAAACACAACCGTCCAACGGCAGTGTACGCTCTGGTGAGGGACCGCCGTGTCCTTCAGGATGCTTTAAACAATGAAAACATGACTCCGTATGGTGAAGCTCAGAGACAATCtaaaaagttggatcaaaatgcTGAACCTGAGACACAATCTACGAAGTTGCTGGAAAATCTGGAAATACCTATTTCAGATGGCAAG CACAAGCAACTTCGTCCAAAGACTCATAAGGACTCACATGGCAATAGGAGAGATTATTATGGAGTG CTAATGACACATGCAATCTTATTCCTTTCTGGGAACCTTCGGGAACACCTAATTGGTTGCCTTACTGTCGAAAGCAAGCGCCCATCTAAAGAGGATATAAATAACAGGATACAGATTCTTCTGGTGGTAGCAGTACTTGTTGCTGGCGCAAGCTTTGCTGGTACTGTGCAGGTGCCTGGAGGCAGTAATGATCTATCCCAAAAAGTAAAAATCCTCAAGCATTTATATTTTCTATATGACTTGCTAGCATTGAATTTCTCGGTGGCAGCATCTATAATCTTGTGTTGGGCACAATTATATGATCTGAAACTTTCACACCCTGCGATTTGTTTAGCTTCATGGTTGGTTGGTGCCTCTATTTTCCAAATGTTCATGGCATTCCTGTTTGCTTTGGGCATAGACGCAGTTGATTTCAATCTCATTTTTGTGGCTACATTTGCCGTAGGAGCTATTTTTCTGCTTATTCAAACTATCCTTTTTCTTCCATTGTTTTTCGTTCCATTCCTTACTCCACTAAGCTTCAACAAAATTTTCGAAAATCTAGTTTCTCCTTTCATATATTTCTGGATGTTTTTCCTCCATTTCTGTTTCCAAGACGTTCTTGACAGGCTTAATTTTACAGAAGAGGAAGAAAACTAG